Part of the Vitis vinifera cultivar Pinot Noir 40024 chromosome 13, ASM3070453v1 genome is shown below.
cttttttttaaggaaaaaaaaaaagcgccCATGGATCCCATAGGCTTAATAACTATTAACCATATAGAACCCTTTACATCATGGATCTCTTTAGGTGGTTCTGATTTGTCAAGGGTGTTTTCTCTGCAGTTTAAGCTCTGCAAGGTCCGTTCTGTCCAGTTTGGGCAGAAGGGCATCCCATACTTAAACACCTATGATGGGCGGACCATTCGCTACCCAGACCCACTGATCAAGGCCAATGACACTATCAAGCTTGACCTAGAGAGCAACAAGATCACCGACTTCATCAAATTTGATGTTGGGAATGTTGTCATGGTGACTGGTGGAAGGAACAGGGGCCGTGTTGGAGTCATCAAGAACAGGGAGAAGCACAAGGGGACCTTTGAGACCATCCACATTCAGGATGCCACTGGGCATGAATTTGCAACTCGTTTGGGCAATGTGTTCATCATTGGCAAGGGGACAAAGCCTTGGGTATCTCTTCCTAAGGGTAAGGGTATCAAGCTGTCTATCATCGAAGAGGCCAAGAAGAGGCTTGCAGCCCAAGCAGCATCCAGCGCTTGAACCATGCTGGCAAAAATATCATCCAATATATAGTATTGAAGACTTCGACTAGATTGATAGTATTGGAGGTCCATCCACTTTTGGAATTATGCCAAAAATTTTGCTGTGGGTTCTTCCCTTTCTCAGAACTGATAGTTATGTTTAAGTGCATTGTTGCTTGGCTAAATTCTCTCAATTCTCCTTTGTCTTTGAAATTTCTGGTTGTTGCCTTTGGAGGAGTCCATTCTACATCTGCAGTAATAGAGAGTGCATAACTCCTCTGCCCATGTCATAGGTCAGTAGCACGATCAAGCCACCAACCCTCCCCAGTGTCGGTTTTGCTACACTGGGCGAATCAAAGGGGCCTCAGTTTCCAAAATTCTGGATACGCCGGTTTGCTTTTATGCTTCCATGCATCCAGATTAAGTACATGATTAATGgctatttgataaatcaatttaatgacttaatatgatttaataaattaattttaattattagataaattaaatatatttaataaaatagctTAATATCATTGTTTTTAGGTCAAAAGTggttttaagtattaaattaaaatggttaatttattcttaattttaaatatattttttattttatttatccatAATTAGTGagaatataatttataatattacattcacaatttatcttttataataaatattttatattataaatttatcatCAAAGATGAGTTAAGGTATAAATGTTAGTTAAAATTTATAAGGGTAAATAtgtcaatataataatttagaataaatttcaaattaactttactaaacaattttaatactttaaataaaaatatgtaataagtttaaaatcaataatttaaaaatagtttaatttaaaattagctTAATAAGTCCATAAACAATAAGTATTGTTGCaacaattttcttcatttgtatGATCTGTAGTGTCGGATCATATTCAAAAAGCATGTTTTGGCCTCTACTTTCACTGATGTGAACACTTGAACAACCCGGAACCATAAGGCATACATTCTGCAGACCTGCACCATAGATTCCACATTCAGAGAGTTAAGGGGGGCCGCTATTTGGTCATAGAAAAAGCGACGTTGGTAGTGAACCTTGTGCGGGTTGTAGGATCGAGAATGTGGATGTAACATTGCCCCAGCATTTAATGTTTACCAGAAAACACGTAAGAGGCCAGTATGAGTAATGGTCTGAACTGAAAGTGAAAGCGAGGCTGCTCAACATCGCATATTCCATTGACCAAAGATGCCATTTGATATTAGTAGTTCTAATCAAATTACCTGTCCCGTCACATTGTGGACCCAAAACCTTTCTGGAACTGACCATTTCAGAATAGATGGGTCTCTATGTAAAGTCATTGTTATACTATAACCAATAGAATGGTATAGTTACATGCGGCTCCAGCTTCGAGGAAACCAAAATACCTGATATCATAGGATAGATAGAAAACACAGGAAGCCAAAATACTTGGAACGGTGTCACACCATTTCATCATTGTCCCGTATGGATTGGTTGCGTTTCTTACGACCACTCGACAAATAATTTTAAGGGACCAGCAGAGGGAGGTTTGAGATCAAATCGTTGGGATAGGGGCTTCCTTGGAATAACCAAGTAACCCATGTTGATTGATAACCAACTGATACTGAAAAGTATTAAATAACTATTATTATAGATTAAGACCACAGACCTAGTCTCAGATATAGCATATGCAAATTTCACCCATCAGACACAAAATCTGCAATAACCCACACATCCAAAACCTCAAAATGACTAGCTAAAGGGAAGACAAGTCCGCGGAATTGCATCCTCTGAAAGGCGTCCCAGAAGGAGACAAGACTGAATTCGAATGCATCATCACGCAGCAACAACTCCTCCATTGAGAAGCATTTGGTCGAAGTGCCAGACTCCTGAGAATCCATGAAAACCATGTAGTTTAGTGAACAGTGGTAAAACAAATGGAAACAGGAAAACAGGGGAACACCAAAAATGGGTACAAGTGTGTGCTAGAAACTGAATTCCTAGTTTCATCGAACAATTAAGTGGGAGAAGAGACTAGGTGGAAACGAAATAATAATGTTGGTTTTCAGGTCCATACCATGTCCTTTGCCCACCCTTCTCAGCTGAGCAACATATTCAGAGATCTTTTTAATGGCTTCCACCTGAAGatgaaataagtaaaaaaaaggCCAAATTAAATAATGACGGTGTTTCTCATCCAAATgataaaagatttaaattcgaggaaaaaggggaaaattgTCTTCACCTGCTCAATTAAGAACTCGCTTTCTATGAAATCAGCCAGCTGAGGATCATTGCTTCGATCAGCAATCTGTTCACAGCATTTAGAGCATAAACTCAGAAAAATCCAATTGTTTTGTCTTGAAAGACAGTTAAGGATCTTCCAGGCAGCTTCTAGGAACAAACCCCGccacccaaaaaaaatataatgaacaGAACCAAAACAAAACCCTATGATATGAAAATGAGTCAATAGAGATGTCTTACGCTGTGCAAGTGCAGTAGTTTTTCATTTGTTAGCTTCTCCAGTGACAATGCAAGCTCCATTGCTGAATTAAACAATTAAAGGAATCAGTCCTAACCAAATAGATAACAGTCATAAACCGGCTTCAAAGGACTACAAAGAAGCATGAACTTAAACAACAACAAACAAATCCAGGCATTCAATAACACATTTATGAAATGGAatctacaaaagaaaaagaactgaAGGCAAAAGGCCCATGCAGCCCTGCAAGAATTGTATCACAACCAGCATACATCACACATCTAACCATTCATAAATGACTGTACAAAAGTGGCATATCCGCATTAATCATTAAGATGCCACACATGGTGTTCTTAAGAAATGAGCATTCATACAATTAAGGCATAAgaaaaatttatacaaaatcCTGAATGCTTCCACAtaccaatttttgaaaaacaaaccAACTCAACAATTAGCTTTATTCAACTGAATCTATATTCACAGAAACACATATATATGAGTTAAAAATCTAAATCCGCTGGACATACACACATAAAGCATATAAAAACACCCCGGCAGATCAAAATTCATCTGTAAACACTTACTTTGCATCATCTATGAATACAGAGGAACTTGCAAAACTCACCATGCAAGGCATCTCCCTTCTCCGGATGGTCAAACTCAGAATGGGGCATCAATATAGATTGCAACTTCACTTTCCCACCTCGCTTGTTCTGAGGATTGTTCAATGAAGACCATTAGAAACCCAAATgcataaaaaacaaagaaactagTAATTCAATAACAAACTGACAATCAGCAATAATAATCGAGTATTCCATCCTCAAGCACCTGGTATTCCATCAGTTTCTCGGCGTGCTCTCTTTCTTCCAGACTAGATTCCTTGAAAAAACTATATTCCAAACACCATTAGTTAATCATTTTCAACAGAGATGACAACAGAAAAGGCTAATTAGCAAAAGATAATAGCGTATTTTCCACGAAATTACTTGGCAAGACCCTTGAGAGCAACGTTGTCCCTATCGAAGTAGGCATACATAGCATGGTACGCATAGGAAACATTATATTCCACACTGttagacaaaagaaaaagatatacATCGTTAGAAAGAAGTATAAACAAACAATATACAGATATATAAACATAAAATGAAAGGGAAAAGTGTGTTTCCATGCctacatttgaaaaaaaaaattcacaaaatgagaacccattaaaaataattcaagtttcatCTGCTCTACAATCAAAGTAGTATCTAGTTGGTCAAAGGTGGTTCCTTAGTGAAAAGGTATTATCTATGCGATGAATGGTATTACATTtgatggaaagtgaataaagaacaaaatcctatttattttacataaatgtAGTAAATGTTCTTGTTTTGTGATTTTTTCCAAGTATGTATAAGAGAAAACACACTTTTCCCAAAAGAAAAAGCTCCATTTGGTCGCTgcgaaaacagaggaaaataaaagaaaattcaagaaaaatgatatatatgtaAGACTGAAAAACACAACTCCATAAGCCAAATAACTGCACcgatttcatttctttttttttttttttcattttccacttTTTCCGAacgagaaaaataaatgaaaccccataatttcaaaaattaaagcAAGTGAAGCCAAAACTTACTTGATCTGCTCGTTGATTGCAGATTCACAGTCGTTAGTGTACTTATGACGACTGAGAGATTCTTGAGGAACAGTCGGCACAAGAAGCAGTTCCTTCTTCACTTCCTCGAACGGCTCGAACACCACGCCAGTGAGCGGCCGGCTATTCGCACCCTTGGATGCTAACACCACGAATCCACTTCGGCCGATCGCCGGCGAAACAGGAAGAATCGGAGAAGACGAAAAGCCAGAGCTCAAAGACGACGAAGGCCAAGAAAGATAAGAATCGGAAGCAGCATGAAGGTTAAGCAGAGAAAGAGTTGAAGCAGCTTTGAGAAGCATGTTTGGAGAGCGAGAAAATACAGACACAGACAGAGgtaaagaaaaatggaggaaaaatgAAGGTTCAGACACAGAAGCGAGTGGCTAGGGGGTGAAGATATAGATGTGGAGAGTGACCATTTGGGTGGCTAGGGGTTTAGGTGGACGGATGGATCGCATGACACTTGGACGTACAGGATTGAATGGTAGGGGAGGGCGCGTGCCTACCTCGTGGCCTATCTGGTTCTGACGATGCTTCTTGTCCTCCTGTGGGATTCTCAATGAAGTAAATATCTTGCATTCTGGTCCAGATtcattttttcccaaaaaaaggtttttttttcttattcatacGCATTATCTTTTAATATCACCCGGCACTTCTAATGTATTTGTCTAATCTTTATTTGaacaagaaaaaattttaaaataaaatatttgaatgtttttttccttttcaaattttaatactttaaattaaaattttgatataatagACAGGCTTaaacaaacattttcattaCTCAAGTTgagtttgaattaaattttcttaactTGAACTTAATTTCGATTGGATTCGGACTGAAATTCAGACTATCAGATCCTAATTCgaacccaatttaatatttttttataatatttataatatttattatcttatataataatattcattttattttaagattttaaagaaaaaatatcaaattataattatattatacttttttttctttttttttaaagatatataagtttatttttccctttttattattatcttgaaattttgtgttagttattatttaaattttggtatataaatatagaaaaaaaaagttctttaaTAACCGCTatagatgaattttgaatattgaaaTCCAATGAATCCAAAAAAGCTTGAATCTAACTCCAACGACTCAAGTTTAACTCGATCAACTTCAATTTAActtaattaatatgattttaattagtttagtgTCTCGAGTTAGAAGTCTGATAAGGTTGAATTTgaattgattgtttcttaattctAAGTTTGGATTAACCATCATCCCAACAACCTGCCTAAGCTCCAACCTTACATACAACTAATattcataacaaataaaatattagattttttttaaaaaaaaaaattaatgatgaaTGATGATGGATGGTtgcttcaaataaaaaaaaaaactaaaaaattaaaaatgtgttttacaatatttttagttcaattattttttttaaatacctattaaatatttttttcaaaattttaaaagtattttctaaagcttatcaaaaaaattttcaaacttttaaaggtaaaaaaaatcatattttgtatAGTAAATTGGATGGCAActcatcaaattattaattacGAAAATTTATATGCTTATATTAGTcaacaaaaaatggaaataaaaattaaacggTAAGCGGGGAAAATAGTCTTCCATAAATTAACCATTTTTTGTGGTTTTAAATAGAAAGAAGATAAGAGTTTGAAAGGAAAGAGGCAAAAAGCCAATGGGGGAAAGCACTattggaaaaagacaaaatacATGTTCCAAGATATGGTATCTTTGGGCATGATCACCTGTCTTGttttagatttgtttatttgtgTGGGTACCACACCACCACTTTCACTAGTGGGGTTGATTCATGTGACagccctttttattttttctaactcAAAATCCTCTTTATCGTTCATTTTTCTAGACCATCATTGCGTAATGAGAAAAAGAAgcacttataaaaaataaaggataaGCGCTTCTATTTGTCATCAAGTATGGCTTTTCCACCCTCAAAAGTGTTTGAGTTGGAGGTGTAACCCATCAATTGGACTCGTAATATTGAATCATAGATCAGCAGGGTGGGTACGAGAGCATCCACTTATATGACTCCAATCTTCAGAGATTATCCAAAGCTAAGAGGGGTGTTTGACAATGGCTTTAAAGAAAATGTTGTCGTATTTTGGGAGAAGAATCACCAATCCCGTgcttttataaatgatttttaaaatttttagaaagtattacataaattttgtgaatcaactttctttttataattttttttatattataagtgTTTTTTACTCTATATCGAAATGAATTCTCACGACTTTAAAAAAcatctataaaattaagaaaaacctCCATATATATGGTATCATGAACTTTCTCATGGAACATCATAAACACACTCTCTTCATAAATACAATGTTTGCATTGTGTCTTATAGAATTATGGAACGAAACAAACAAACACTTACTATGAGGTCAAATAAACTCTCATACCAAAGTCGGGATCAGCTTTTATGAGATTATGGGACTAAACAGACACGATTGATATCATTTATAACCATCTGGACTTAAAAAAActctcatgactttaaaacatatttatatgattaagagaagttcatacatatataatacaaataaaaaattatccttatacaatgtgagatatcacataaataattgaaaattttcattttttttattaacaaacATTATGGGAaaagttgggatttttttttttctctgcgCAAACATACATTCCATAGAAAAAGTGTGGGCACGTCAGGGTCATTAAATCCATCCATTGCGAAGGATTGTATGATGGATTAGCATAAGCTTTCACCAATTCACAGGAGATTATGGTCGTTTGAGACATTTCCGTTGCCACCGTATCAACACTATAATGATCCACTTTATCATTAACACTACTACACTATATTAATCGACGTTATTAATGTGTGCAGttagaaaatgttttaatgGTGAAAATCAAGTGGGAGAGAAGCAGCCCCACTCTCAAATTTAGCATGGGATTTAATAAACCGAATGTCCTCCGTGCGATCTTTCTTTTCTAACCATTGGACATGCCCGTACTCttcttttcctaaaaaaaatgcttctttacggagaaaagaaaaaaaagtttctgATTTTTCTTACACTAATATATTCACGCTATGTATAATTCCTTCACTCTCAATAGTTACATACAAGTCTATATAACATAGAAAAGCAGGATGTCCATGACGTGTACGTGTGGGATGAACCCAATCttcattgaattttatttttccattagaAGGGGCTCGTACATGCTCTGCAATACCCCTAGTGAATACTCCGCCGGTATGAAAAGTTCTTAATGTTAGTTGAGTACCCGGTTCTCCAATAGATTGCCCCGCAATAATACCTACAGCTTCTCCCAATTCGACCAGGTCGCCATGAGTAGGACTCCGACCATAACATAGTCGACAGATCCAAGATGTGCTCTTACAAGTAAAGGGAGTTCGAATCGATATTGTCTGTGCTTGAAAGGTTATGAATCGATTGACAAGCCCAATCCCAATATCTTGATTTCGAATGGCGATGCATCGTGGGCCCATATATATATCGTCTACTAATACACGACCAATTaatgtttgaataaaaattctttCTGGTATCATCCCATTTCAAGGACTCACAGAAATACCTCGGATAGTGCCACAATCTGTTCTACGTACAACAATGTGTTGAACTACTTCAACAAGTCTACGCATGAGATATTCAGTATCTGATGTTCGTACAGCAGTATCTACAACCCCCTTGCGGGCTCCGTAGTAAGAAATTATATATTCTGTTAAAGAGAGCCCCTCACGTAAATTGCTTTGAATGGGTAAATCAATCATTTGTCCTTGGGGATCTGATATTAATCCTCTCATACCTACTAATTGGTGTACCTGAGATGCATTTCCTCTAGCTCCCGAAAAAGACATTATATGAATTGGATTAAAGGGGTCAGTCATCCTAAAATTAGTATTCATTTCTTGTCGCAAATATTCACTTGTAGCATACCAAATCTCAATGGATTGACCTAATTTTTCTACCGCATGTACATTCCCATAATGATGGtgtttttccaaaatcaaactTTGTTGTTTAGCATCTTGGACTAGCCATCCCTTAGAAGGTATTATTAAAAGATCATCAATTCCTAATGAAATGGATGTAGCAGTGGCTTGCAAGTTTACGGAGAAAAAAGAAAGCCCCAACTTTTCctataaaaaatctcaaatcaaGTCTCAcaatttaaaagatttttttaaaaattagtagtctttatgttatttgatttttttttttttttatggaatatTTAGGGTGTTTGATGCGTGAGAATGAAGAGTGGGGATAGATATCccatttatttccttcctcattttttaagtttggataaattttatgaaaataggaatgaaataaaaaacgattcgaataaaaatcaaatttcatttataagtTAGATTTCCATTCAACATAGATAAGTGGTATTATAATTCATTAATctcataaagaaaatataaaataatttaaaattactattttaccattatatttcattcataaaaaattgacatccattattttttttagtcttatcatttagcaaacaaacaaactctcaaaatttattttttaaaataaaaaatgattttaaactatatataagggtaTTATTAtcgatttatttttttattctcgtTTCTATTATTTCAATGGAAACAAATGATAGTttcaatcttaaaattttaagttcatcCAATCACTTAAAatgaaattctaaatttatattaattcattgaaaaataaaaataaaaataaaatatttattttcatttcttatatgATCAACACCctacaatataaaaaagaagaaataatttctactttaaaaaaataaatctcttTTTTACAAAAGATAAACATAActtgctatgtttggttctggaaaattttgagggaaaatgcaaagaaaataaaatagagaggaaaaataaaaaaaaataaaaaatagaattaaagatgataaattatttttatttattacttcaaacccattttatttattttaactcatcaatataaatattaaataattttaaaatgtataaatttctaactaattttaattatatttaatttttttaaaatattttataatataaccaaatatgagaaaattattttacttaatattttttttctttcctttgtaattTCCGAGCCAAACATAACCTACATAAATTCCTCATTTTTGGAAAAGTATTTTAGCACGGGATGAGtagaaataaaaaagtattttttactccaaacttattttattctttgtagtgaaatattttttttttctaaaccaCTGCACTCCTAACTGGTTTAGCACCTGGTTTGCCGAAAGTGGGCCATTTACTGGGCCAGCCCACTTTCAACTAGACAGCCCATGTCCCAGGATTTGACTGCCCAATAATATGATGTGACAATTATCATTCtcattaataattttctttaaaaaaattaattgcatTTGGTATCATTGAAGATTTGACTCAAATAATCTGAGGCTGATTTCAGTCAACTTATGATTCAAAACTTATTATGTATccctttattttaaatgataagaTTATTGAGTAAAATTggcttgaaaattatttaacgCTACTAAATCcaatatatttgatttcatcaaTATTAAGtactaagagtgtgtttgataataattttgagaagtgtttttagtcattctaatacttgaaaaatataaatttttaagtattaaaaaaattataaacacttttcaaaatatttttaggatattTTAAACCACGAACTCCCTTAAACCTCAAAGTTTTTCATGAAAAACTAAGTTTatataagaatgaaaatatcggtaatcacggatatatcggtacttagattttacggatatatcggagatatattggaggatattttggaaaaaaatatcggtaagtttaaaattgttaaaaactcataaaaatataaggaaaacctcataataatataattagaagtataatagacattttaaagttattttattgaaaattttgatatatgtataacatgatttatcatatttgataataatatcgtatgcatcgataaaaatatgaattttataagtgtacatttattattaaattcacCTAATagtatgatatttgattataatatgtctaattttaaaatatatattagtattaaaatatgatccatttaattcaattgtattaaacaatataaaataaattatgatatatatatatatatataattttttaatatttaattaattattaatgatattaaaaacattatgaagaaaattatataatttttatatttttggtaattaattaaaagattttgcatttaattatataaataattataattaatttgctctttaaaatattcttttaatattttctttatataatgagtttaagtatatataaatttattgcatattatatatcaaagggCAAGTTAGCCCAAATGGTAAGTGAAAGGTTTGTTGGGGTTCAGATCCCCTCGGTAGCAAGCAAATGGGAGGGCATTGTAGCGGCATTGTAGCACTTATCTCAAtcttattccatttatttatatatatatatatatatatatatatatatatatatatatatatatatatatatatatatatatatatatatatatatatatatataaattaaacgACACATGACAGGATGATAGAAAATTCCCATAcataccaaatttaatttttaaatgtttttaaatttttaaaattttattaaattaaataaatattaaaaatatttgtaatttatttgtgtgaaaatcaatgttttatatcttaaaaaggttgaaaaaatcaattaaaatattttttatttatcattatatataattggggcGAGACATAATCATATTGCCTCGAGTTATAAAAGATTTCCTAAACTCCTCTTGAACCCATTTATTTTGATCCTAAACTCGTCTAGAAAAATTTGCCTTATTGTCATCCCTAGTCTAGATCCATCTACACGACCacttggaaaatgatttttagccattgcaagctaaaaatatatattgttaaGAGATATATTGAAGATCtctttaaatattgtttttaattaaataataatatctcAAAAGAGTAAAGATCTATAAATTAAGGTAACTCCAAAACACTAGCAGGAAGAAAAACTAATCCCAAACTTTCTAAAATatcaataggaaaaaaaattcaaaactttcaaaacaaaagtaggaaagaaaaaaacaattcataattgAAAGAAAACTTGAGATATCCAAATCTTCATAGTGTCTTTTTGAATTGCCAATATTTAGAGTCATAAATTTCAAGGTTTAAAGTCGAAATCTGCAAATGACCTCTTTTATTTGAGATCAAGCTACTCAAACCATTAGTCTAACTTTGTTCGAGTAAAGCAAAGATCAAAGTCATGTCAAAGCTCAAATCATactaagactatgtttggttggttggATATAGAATAAGATTAAGATAAAAGAATGAGATAACATACCATAACTAATGTTTACTTAGTGATGAGATGAGATGAgttatcttttaatttaatatatcatATGTTTAACCAAACATAGGTTAAAATATATCATCCACCATCTTTTTTATATGACTTATACATAGGATATGCTAATCATAAGGTAAGATATAGGATATTCATTTCTCATGCATCATAAATATGAAACAAAAGTTTGGTTAATAttagttttgatgataataaaataaagtttgaaactaatattttatcttaagtGTGTTGAGGTAAGATGATTTTCAAAGTGACGattacaaagacaaatcaaactcaagaaaaatcaagaagaagaagaagaccctAAAGAGAATAATTTGCAATATTCATTATAAGGTTATTGGTACACCGgaatcatgcattttatttttatttttgcataaaaaattattcaatattctaaattattttaaaattgaatgacttcatgttttcaattaaaattatgagcgaaattctttctaaacttgctttaaaagttttaaaaagctAAACATAGGTTACCGAAGGTTTAGACCTCAAATTAGGTTGTTTAAGCACTTTACAGTTCAATCGGTCAAAGGTCTAAGAAATCAGTTAGACTTAATCAATCAAAGTGCATTTTGCATCCCCTTTCTTCTAATAGCATATGTCTAGTAAGTTGAGGTAAAGTCGAGTTTTGATCGAAGGTTAATTGAAGTTTTGACCTTCAATGGTTACTTGTCAAAACATCAAATACGTAATAGATAGTGAACCAATTGACCCCCAAACTTGCTTAATGGCTAGTTTGGGCTCCTAAATCTCATTTAAAGGACCCAAACTTCTTTGTTTCATGAGTAAGAGTTCTAAATCTTTTATCAACATTATTTGCTCCTTaagagagtgttttttagtgcactttGTTTTCAAACTTGCATATTTATTCAGTGTACCTTGATCCTAGTATCTTGTACCATTTGACCTATTAGGACTTATAAGAACATTTCCTACCATTTATTGTAAACGTTTGTGAGGCGAGCTTAAGTATGAGGTGTCACTTGAGGGAATAGTTTGGAGACTTTATTTTGAAGAGTCATATTGTAGAGGGTATTTAGAACCATAATCCAAAAACGAGTTTGGAATCATAAGTCTAAAAGGgtttatcaaaatcataatccaattgtaagcTTAG
Proteins encoded:
- the LOC100244922 gene encoding small ribosomal subunit protein eS4z is translated as MARGLKKHLKRLNAPKHWMLDKLGGAFAPKPSSGPHKSRECLPLILILRNRLKYALTYREVIAILMQRHIFVDGKVRTDKTYPSGFMDVVSIPKTNENFRLLYDTKGRFRLHSVRDEEAKFKLCKVRSVQFGQKGIPYLNTYDGRTIRYPDPLIKANDTIKLDLESNKITDFIKFDVGNVVMVTGGRNRGRVGVIKNREKHKGTFETIHIQDATGHEFATRLGNVFIIGKGTKPWVSLPKGKGIKLSIIEEAKKRLAAQAASSA
- the LOC100267235 gene encoding ferritin-3, chloroplastic isoform X1; the encoded protein is MLLKAASTLSLLNLHAASDSYLSWPSSSLSSGFSSSPILPVSPAIGRSGFVVLASKGANSRPLTGVVFEPFEEVKKELLLVPTVPQESLSRHKYTNDCESAINEQINVEYNVSYAYHAMYAYFDRDNVALKGLANFFKESSLEEREHAEKLMEYQNKRGGKVKLQSILMPHSEFDHPEKGDALHAMELALSLEKLTNEKLLHLHSIADRSNDPQLADFIESEFLIEQVEAIKKISEYVAQLRRVGKGHGMDLKTNIIISFPPSLFSHLIVR
- the LOC100267235 gene encoding ferritin-3, chloroplastic isoform X2, which gives rise to MLLKAASTLSLLNLHAASDSYLSWPSSSLSSGFSSSPILPVSPAIGRSGFVVLASKGANSRPLTGVVFEPFEEVKKELLLVPTVPQESLSRHKYTNDCESAINEQINVEYNVSYAYHAMYAYFDRDNVALKGLANFFKESSLEEREHAEKLMEYQNKRGGKVKLQSILMPHSEFDHPEKGDALHAMELALSLEKLTNEKLLHLHSIADRSNDPQLADFIESEFLIEQVEAIKKISEYVAQLRRVGKGHGVWHFDQMLLNGGVVAA